The sequence ATTCAAAGAAAAGATAATTACAATGTTTGTGTCATCTGACAGCAGTCTCAGCTTTGCCATCTTTGCTGCAAAGGCTAAGACAGAAAAAAACACTTAAGGACGGTCAAAACATTACACGAGACCATCAAATTATGATAGTGTATTCCGAATATGTAAAAACAATACCGACCTATCCCAATAGGTTTTACAAAATCATACTACAAGGAAAATAATGTTACGCGACTTATCATTAGCAGCGAAGTCTGCCTGCAGCAAAGAAGACCAGGAATCCTTAATCCCATTAATCATTTCTCTTAAAGAGCTGGGTGCACAGGCCAAAAAAAGAGGATTTCTCTCACTGGAAGATCAACTTGGAAGTATCACTGACAATTTCCTTAAAATAGGTCTGCAACTTATTATTGACCAGACAGAGCCCGAAGTTGTCAGCGATATTCTCGACTCCGACATCTACTATAACGAGTCAAATGGAAGGGAGCTCCTCAAAAAAATTATTATTCGAGAAGGGTTACTCCGTATTCAGGCAGGAGATACGTCCAGAAACATTTTTCTCTGCACCAGAATTTTTCTTGGCAAAATTGATAACAGCGCATTTGCTTAACCACTCTGCGCCCATCAAGTGCTCCTGATATTTCCACCGCTCGCCAAGGCCTGCGAACCTCCTGCAGGAATAACTCGTATTGCAGGTTTCCTTCGCGGAAACAAGCAACGGTGCAGACTCTGGGACGCAAACATCGAGGGACAACTCTATTTACTGGGCTTGCAACAGACCCCCATTGACACCTGGAGCAAAAGAGCCTGGAAGAACGTTCAACCCAACCTCCAAAACCTCCGCGACACGGCTCTTTATGAAAGCAACGACCGCTATCAGAGGGCTGTACGCGATCTGAACCGGGCAATCAGCCAGAGCTGCAATGTATCTGCTGTCAACATCAGCCTTGCAGACTATCAGGACAACCAGCTCTCCCCGCATCGGAGCCAGGATCTCCTCCTGGCTGCCGGAAATTTTCAAAACAGCATCTTCTTTCCCTTTTTTCAAGCACGCCTGAAAGATCTTTTTGCCGAAGCAGACCACCAGCACATCGGTATTTCTCTCAATTATCTCAGCCAGGCCCTTCCCGCCTTTTGTCTTGCCGGTTTGATCAGAGAGGAATATCCAGACATAACAATCATTGCCGGTGGTGGGTTGGTCACCTCCTGGTTAAGGAGTCCAGGCTGGAACAATCCATTTACAGAACTCTTTGATCATATGGTAGAAGGACAGGGTGAACTGCCATTATTGGAAATCTTATCCCCTGACACCCCCTCCAGACACCAGCCACCTGATTTTTCAGACCTTCCTCTCGCCCACTACCTCTCTCCCGGCCTGCTCTTACCCTACAGTGCATCCACTGGATGCTACTGGAACCGCTGTTCTTTCTGTCCTGAAAAAGCAGAAGGGAGCCCCTACGCAAAACTTTCCACAAAGCAGGTCATGGAGGACCTGAACTCTCTGGTCAGCAGACATAAACCACGCCTCATCCATCTCCTTGACAATGCCGTGGCCCCCTCCCTAATGAAGCAGATAATACAGGAACCTCCCGGAGCTGACTGGTACGGATTTGCCAGGGTTACTCCAGAGTTGGGGGATCTTAGCTTCTGCAAAAAACTCCAAAAATCAGGCTGTGTTCTTTTGAAACTCGGTATTGAATCCGGGTCCCAGGAAGTTCTTGATGCAATGGACAAGGGGATCGATCTGACAATGGTCGAAGACAGCCTGAGGGCCCTTCGTCTTGCAGGTATTGCAACCTATGTTTATCTACTCTTTGGAACGCCGACGGAATCCCATAGCGAAGCACGACAGACCCTCGACTTTACTCAACGCAATGCTGAGGCCATCACGTTCCTGAACCTGGCAGTCTTTAATCTACCCCATAACAGTAGAGAATCCAGCACACTGCAGCTCCGGGAATTTTCCAGTGGAGATTTGGGGCTCTATTCCGATTTCTACCATCCCAGAGGATGGGATCGGAAAGCTGTGCGGAATTTTCTCTGCAATGAATTCAGAACGGATCCGACAGTCCGCACCATACTGCAGCGGGATCCGCCATTTTTCACATCCAACCACGCTCCACTCATTCTACAGAGTGACGCACGATACAGGGAAGGCAATAAATGAAAAGACAGACAGTGGTGGTTATTGGTGGAGGTGCTGCAGGACTTATGGCAGCTGGCCAGGCAGCAATTGCAGGTGCACGGGTAATTCTTCTGGAAAAAATGAAACGGCCGGGACGCAAAATATGTATCAGCGGCAAGGGGCGCTGCAACATCACAAACAGTGCTCCCGTCGCCGATTTCATCGAACACTTTGGCAAAAACGGCCGTTTTCTGAGACAAGCATTCTCCCGTTTTTTTTCCACCGAACTTATCACTTTCTTTGAGGAAAACGGCCTTCCGGTGAGCCTTGAACGTGGCGGAAGATACTTCCCCACAAGCGGCAATGCTCCTGATATATTGAAAATATTCCTTACCTGGCTCACTCAGTTGAACGTTGAAATTCGAGACAGTTGTCCTGCAAAGGATATCCTCGTCACAGACGGTAAGGTTAGTGGAGTTACCACGTGCCGGGGCAACATTGACTGCGACAGTGTTATTATAGCCACAGGAGGAGCATCCTATCCTGCAACCGGTTCCACCGGAGACGGTTACACCCTTGCAAAAAAAATGGGCCACACAATTGTTCCTATTCGACCGGCTCTGGTTCCTCTTGAAGTACAGAATGGCATCCATCCCGCCCTTGCCGGACTTGAACTGAGAAATATCGGTGTCCAGCTCCTGATCAATGGAAAAAAGAAACAGCAACTCTTTGGGGAACTCCATTTTATAAAAACCGGAGTGAGTGGCCCGACAATCCTGACACTCAGTGGTGATGCCGTGGATGCACTGCAAAAGGCGGATAAAGTCCATCTGGCGATAGACTTAAAGGCAGCATTAAGCGAACAAAAG comes from Desulfocapsa sulfexigens DSM 10523 and encodes:
- a CDS encoding MotA/TolQ/ExbB proton channel family protein, which codes for MLRDLSLAAKSACSKEDQESLIPLIISLKELGAQAKKRGFLSLEDQLGSITDNFLKIGLQLIIDQTEPEVVSDILDSDIYYNESNGRELLKKIIIREGLLRIQAGDTSRNIFLCTRIFLGKIDNSAFA
- a CDS encoding BaiN/RdsA family NAD(P)/FAD-dependent oxidoreductase: MKRQTVVVIGGGAAGLMAAGQAAIAGARVILLEKMKRPGRKICISGKGRCNITNSAPVADFIEHFGKNGRFLRQAFSRFFSTELITFFEENGLPVSLERGGRYFPTSGNAPDILKIFLTWLTQLNVEIRDSCPAKDILVTDGKVSGVTTCRGNIDCDSVIIATGGASYPATGSTGDGYTLAKKMGHTIVPIRPALVPLEVQNGIHPALAGLELRNIGVQLLINGKKKQQLFGELHFIKTGVSGPTILTLSGDAVDALQKADKVHLAIDLKAALSEQKLDARLIRDFQKRTKEHFGDVLRGLLPAQLVPLCLEQTNIPANRLAGEISKKERKTLLHWLKDLRLEVSGHRSFKEAIVTAGGVMLKEVNPRTMESEIIPGLYLAGEVLDLNGNTGGYNLQAAFSTGWLAGRSAGDVQST
- a CDS encoding B12-binding domain-containing radical SAM protein is translated as MLLIFPPLAKACEPPAGITRIAGFLRGNKQRCRLWDANIEGQLYLLGLQQTPIDTWSKRAWKNVQPNLQNLRDTALYESNDRYQRAVRDLNRAISQSCNVSAVNISLADYQDNQLSPHRSQDLLLAAGNFQNSIFFPFFQARLKDLFAEADHQHIGISLNYLSQALPAFCLAGLIREEYPDITIIAGGGLVTSWLRSPGWNNPFTELFDHMVEGQGELPLLEILSPDTPSRHQPPDFSDLPLAHYLSPGLLLPYSASTGCYWNRCSFCPEKAEGSPYAKLSTKQVMEDLNSLVSRHKPRLIHLLDNAVAPSLMKQIIQEPPGADWYGFARVTPELGDLSFCKKLQKSGCVLLKLGIESGSQEVLDAMDKGIDLTMVEDSLRALRLAGIATYVYLLFGTPTESHSEARQTLDFTQRNAEAITFLNLAVFNLPHNSRESSTLQLREFSSGDLGLYSDFYHPRGWDRKAVRNFLCNEFRTDPTVRTILQRDPPFFTSNHAPLILQSDARYREGNK